The sequence TGGGGCAGTGACAGATCTGCTGCAAAACCAGGGCTTGGTATCGGGGACAGTTTTGTTTCATCTCTTTATAGTTGAtgtggatgaggggatcgagtggacctgctgggtgggagtgttgtcctgaggctgcaccttgaatactgggttcagttttgggcccctcaccccaaaaggccattgaatgactcgagcgtggccagagaagggcaacggagctggggcagggtctggagcacaggtctgctggggagcggctgggggaactgggggggttcagtctggagaagaggaggctgaggggagacctcctggccctctgcaactccctgccaggagggggcagaggtgggggggtgtcggtcttttcccaagtaacaagtgataggaccacaggaaatggcctcaggttgtgccaggggaggtttaggttggatattaggaaacatttcttcaccaaaagggttgtcaggccctggaacaggctgcccggggaggtggttgagtcgccatccctggaggtatttgaagacgtgtagatgtggcactaagggatgtggtttagtggggGGCTTGGCAGGGCTGGGTTAACAGCTGGACTTGATGATcgtaaaggtcctttccaacctcagtgatcctatgaaacagcagcagggatggtgGCTGCATGAATGGAGGGGGAATGAGCAGCAAACCTTTCTGCTGCCTCTGGGTCCTGAGGAGGGAACGAGACCAGCGTGATTTCTCTTGGCAAAGTTTCCCCCCCCCACGAGATCTCTCCCTCCGCCCTACCTTGGAAGCCAAGATCTTCCCAGTGCGCCCCGTAGCGTGGGCAGCCCAACCCGGAGCGGGTTAGCTTCTTATAAATGGTCTGCAGGATTCTCATGTGCACTCTCTCGTTATCATCCAAACCACCTGGCAGAGAGAAAACACTCCTCAGCAGCCAAAACACGTCCACCAAcacccctgcccctgcctctgAGCGCTAGTGCAGAGATGTGGTGGGGAAAGAAACCACCATCAGCTGCAGGGTAAAGATTTCACTTTCAGAGCCCACTTGGAAGTGAAATCTGGCAGCTGAGAGCAGCTTATGGTGACAAGGAGAATGTCCCAGCTGTGTTTATCCTGCTGGAGGGGAgacaggaaggaaaggaaaatatattgGAGGTGCAAAGCCACAAATAATACGACTGCGTATTGTATGAGCGCGGGGGTGATGACTAATTTGGGCATCACGTAAAGTTTTGCTGGCCAAAGCAGCACTGCCTGGGGGATCACGGCCAAATGCAACCCACAAACAGGAGTTTCCACGTGCTCAGCACATGTGATGCACTGCAGGAAGCCAGACATGACACACCCCACGCTGAGGTACCACCAGGCCATGAGGAGCAGGAAGGGCTGTAGAGCAGTGGAGCAGCTCCCCGGTGCTGCATCACAGTGTGTGTGGAATGGGTACAGCGGCACCACAGCACGGGGGCAAAAGACCCATCAATCCCAACACAGAGTGAGTATGTCCACAGCAGGGGAGCAAAGGTGATGGAAAACACATCTTTTGGGACAAGCAGCTGCCATAGAATAAGCGGGTGGAGACCCCGCTACACCCCCAAGCCCCCCTCGAGTCGCTTCCCACAAAGCTCTTGGGATGAAGGTGACGCCGGCCGAGCTGGGGAGTGGCTGGTGTAGGGACAGAGGGGACACTCACACTGTGCCATGGCCAGAGCCAGCTCCCGCTCTCCCTGCAGCTGCGGCTGGAGCCGGGGAGGACCGAAGAGGAAGTGAAGCAGAGCAGCCAGGCCTTGCCTGCGCACTGTTGCCCGGACCTTCTTCTGCAGAGGAGAAAACATGCAAAGCAACAATCAGGGCCAGTCCCTTGGGGAATGGAGCAGGAGGAAAACCCGTGGGCGAGCTGGGAGCGATGGGATCAGGCACAGAACTGAGCTGAGGGAAGGCGGAAGGGAAAGAGGGGAGCGCTGTGCTTCTCCTGCCACACTCCCCTCTCCTACTTACTAAAACTACACCCCCGAGAGAGGGTGAGAGTGTGGGGCCCTGCCCGTACCCTGCACTCGGAGAGGTCGGCTGTCTGGAAGTACTGCAGCGCTTCGTTGAAGGAGATCAGGGGTGCAGCACTGGACGATGTCCCCCCTAGCCCTGTAAGGAGGCAGAGAATGGGGTTACCCATCCCCCTAACACAAGCCCTGCCCTCTGCTCCAGCTTCCCAGCACCGAAATGAGCTCCTGTCTCATGCCAGAGCATCTATCTGGCACAGGGAGCTCGctcccagctgctggcacagcaagagGGCAAAGATTTGGGGAGCTGGGGAACGCAGGGGgtctcctgcccccccccccccccgtccttcAGCTCTTTCCCCAGCTCTCTCCCACCCCCAAATAATGCCCTGCTGCTGCACACTCGCCTGCTCCTGCCCTCTGGGACTCACATCCCTTCCCCTGTCCAGACCTTTTCTATCCAACTCTAAGGACTTCCCTTATCCCCAGCACCAGCTGTACCTGACTGAATCTCTTCCACAGCCTCCCATTCCTCCTGGGCCCGCCGCAGCTCCTCGCTGATCTCTGCCAAAGGAAAGGCACACTGGAGGTTAAGAGATAGCAGCGAGATCCAACGAGGTGTTTGCTCCCTTCCCTCAGCACTGCTCAGGACATCCTGGGGCAAGATTTCCCCTTCTCTGGGGAGAAACCCCAACCAGAGTCCCCAAGATGCTGTGAGGTTTCTCCTTGGCAAATCTGGGACAAAGCAAGGGACAAAGCTTCACCAAGCCAGAGCCTGATTTGCCTGTGAGCCCAGTGCCGGGTTGTTTGGGCTCCCTTTGAGTTCCCCAGGTGTTTTCCTCACCACAAAACAAGATCCACACCaaggaagcaaaggaaaagcttACCAGCGCACAcaggctgccctgctccctgcacgaGAGCCTGCAGGAGGCCGTTTTGTCTCAGAACTGAGATCTAAGTAGGCACAGAGAGAGGCACAACCATCACCCACCAGAAAAGACCCAGAAAACCAACCgctcccccaaatcccctcagggAACCAACCCTGGGCTCTGCTCACGGGCTGAGGAGTGCACCAGATGGCTAGAAGAGTGTGAAAGCGGCTCAGAGCCCTCTGGGCACGTTTCTATTCTGTTACCAGCTCAGGTAACACAAAGATCATTTTCGGTACCCCGAATAAATGGAGAAATAAAGTGATAACGTGTGGGGGGGGACGTCTGACACCGAGGggcgctgccccggggggggcacaGCGAGGGGCAGGGCTCAGGGCTGACACGCACGGGGACGGACTTGCCGGGCGGGGGGAACCGCTGCCGCTCCTCAGGCTGCTCCGAGGCGCCGGCGCCTCCGCTCATGCCCTGCGGGGAAGAAGGCGGCCTCCCCCCTCGGCGGGAGCCGCAACGGAGCCTCAGGTGGCGTGGCCGGGTGGCCGCGGGGGTGTCCCGGGGAGTGACAGCCCCTCAAGGACCCCTCAGGGACTCCCCAGGGGCCTCAGGCCTCTCCTGCGGCCTGGCCCCCCCCATGCAGGCCCCGGGGCGCCCCTtcccgcggccccgggccgcTGACCCCACCCCCGGTTCCCGGTCCCCAACCATCACCCCCCAGGGCCGCTCTGCCCTTTGACCCGCCGTCCTTTGACCCCGCGCCCaccggaagcggcggcggcggcacctccCAGCCCGCCCGCCAGGCCCCCCGCGCAGTGCGCAGGCGCGGCCGCGCTGCATGCCGGGAGCTGTGGTCGGCGCCCCCGGTGGCCGCGGCACTGCAGCTCCCGGCAGGCACCGCGCGGGGCGGCCGACGGCGGCGCGGGAGGGTCAGACCGCAGGGAGCGCGGCCGCCcaccggggcggggcggggctgccggggcccgAGGTACAGGGGCCAGGGCCGGCTCCCAGTGCCCGCCACCACCTCCCAGCGCTCCGTGAGAGCTCCCAGTGCCTACTGTCATCTCCCAGTGCTCCATACCAGCTCCCAGTGCCTGGTACCAGTTTCCAGTGCTCGGTACCAGCTCTCAGTGCCAGCTCCCAGTGCCAAACATCAGCTCCTAGTGCCTACTTCATCTCCCAGTGCTCCATACCAGCTCCCAGTGCTAGCTCCCAGTTCCCAGTGCCCGGTACCAGTTCCCAGTGTCAGGTCCCAGTGCCCAATGTCAGCTTCCAGTACTCAGTATCACTtcccagtgacctcccagtgcTCGGTATCAACTCTCGGTACCAGATCCCAGTACCAAACAGCAGCTCCCAGTGCCTAGTGTCAGCTCCCAGTGCTCCATACCAGCTCCCAGCGCTTGGTGCCATCTCCCAGTTCCCAGTGTCGGCTCCCAGTGCTCAGGATCACTTCCCAGTGCCAGCGCCCACCtctcccggcccccccgccccgtgccggTGCTAGATCCCGGTGCCAGatcccgcctccccccccgccccttccggGCCGTGCCGGTACCGCCTGCCGGTTCCCCGCGGGGCGGAGAGGGGCTGCCCGTCGAGCCGCGCCGGCACACGGGCGCAAGCGCTATGTGGCCGTACGCGCTGCTCTtcctcgccctcctcctcctcctcctcctcctcctccgggtGCTGTGGGGCTCAGGCGGCGGCCCCAACCCCTTCGCCGCCGATgcccggcgcccgcccgccccgctcgtTACCGACAAGGCTGCCCGCAGGACGGTCGTCAAGACAGGTACGGGGCTGCCCCCGCTCCGCCGTTCGCCGGCAGCTTTTACCCTCCcagtgggaccccccctccctgcGCTCCGCCGCGGGGACATCACCCCCGCGGGTGACATTTCCACCCGGGGCGGCATCACCCCCTTCCCGGGTGGCATCATCCACCGCGGCggcatcacccccccccccggcacagcgTCACTCACTGGGATGGCATCTCCCTCCCGCCCCAGCATCTCCCTCTGGGGCAGCGTGACCCCCCAGAGCGGCATCTGCCATCGAGGTGACACGTCCCCGGGGCACAGCAGGGTGGCATCACCCACAGTGAGGTTTTGAGGGTCACCCACCCACCAGGTACCGTCGGGGGGTGCCACATCCCATCACTGAGGATGTCGCACACCCCtctcttccccctccaccccagtTTTCTCTGCAGATAAAGTCCCCGAGGGGCTCGATGCCATCGTGGTGGGCAGCGGCATCGGGGGCCTGGCAGTGGCCGCACTGCTGGCCAAGGCGGGCaagcgggtgctggtgctggAGCAGCACGGGaagctggggggctgctgccacaCCTTCACTGAGAAGGGCTTCGAGTTTGACACCGGTAAGGTGCCCCGCCGGCATTTGGGGTCCCAAATGCACCCCTGGCTCAAAGCAGGGCAGGGGattggggaagggggtggggagtTAAGGGGGGGTGATGCCTGTGGTGAGAATCGCACCCAAAACACCGGGAGAGACCCAGAGTGGGTGTCCCCAGCACCCGCCCTGGGTTATACAAGCGTTATACAAG comes from Athene noctua chromosome 28, bAthNoc1.hap1.1, whole genome shotgun sequence and encodes:
- the ELMOD3 gene encoding ELMO domain-containing protein 3 isoform X1, coding for MEHWEMTVGTGSSHGALGGGGGHWEPALAPVPRAPAAPPRPGGRPRSLRSDPPAPPSAAPRGACRELQCRGHRGRRPQLPACSAAAPAHCAGGLAGGLGGAAAAASGGRPPSSPQGMSGGAGASEQPEERQRFPPPGKSVPISVLRQNGLLQALVQGAGQPVCAEISEELRRAQEEWEAVEEIQSGLGGTSSSAAPLISFNEALQYFQTADLSECRKKVRATVRRQGLAALLHFLFGPPRLQPQLQGERELALAMAQCGLDDNERVHMRILQTIYKKLTRSGLGCPRYGAHWEDLGFQGADPGTDLRGTGMLGLMQLLYFVTDSQTLPLAQEIFKLSQHETQNFPFCIMSVNITHIVIQALREEHLSRECNRRQQVIAVLNNLYAAAFLQLYRVWKWQHKTVADSSFLLKELELSTKKKPKRLLKSLEAYMNRSPAADGLQQPSSPSTSLSQEIDFTGVCDLQVELEGEARLI
- the ELMOD3 gene encoding ELMO domain-containing protein 3 isoform X2, coding for MSGGAGASEQPEERQRFPPPGKSVPISVLRQNGLLQALVQGAGQPVCAEISEELRRAQEEWEAVEEIQSGLGGTSSSAAPLISFNEALQYFQTADLSECRKKVRATVRRQGLAALLHFLFGPPRLQPQLQGERELALAMAQCGLDDNERVHMRILQTIYKKLTRSGLGCPRYGAHWEDLGFQGADPGTDLRGTGMLGLMQLLYFVTDSQTLPLAQEIFKLSQHETQNFPFCIMSVNITHIVIQALREEHLSRECNRRQQVIAVLNNLYAAAFLQLYRVWKWQHKTVADSSFLLKELELSTKKKPKRLLKSLEAYMNRSPAADGLQQPSSPSTSLSQEIDFTGVCDLQVELEGEARLI